A window from Tenacibaculum singaporense encodes these proteins:
- the corA gene encoding magnesium/cobalt transporter CorA, translating into MARFITKQKNTKNVIPGSPVFVGNQKEENTRIRLIGYDENELEEVELETINELENYISKYKRLWINIDGLHDVELVRKVGELFGIHTLILEDIVNTDQRPRVDIEEHYIFTSIKMMFLNKEKHQLEAEQISMYLLKNVLITFQEKQGDIFESVRERLRNKTGRVRNYNTTYLKYCLLDVIVDNYNFLMETFGEKVEDLEDKILLQPNKNTLQEINKYKIELNYFRKAIRPAREAINSFRALKTELITKKEQPFFNDLNDLVQRSYDSVENYKSMLSEQLTVYSTNVNNRLNDIMKILTIFSVVFIPITFIAGIYGTNFEYIPELRYRSGYFVMWGVILLTVLIMLGYFKYKKWF; encoded by the coding sequence ATGGCAAGGTTTATAACCAAACAAAAAAACACTAAAAATGTAATTCCTGGAAGCCCAGTTTTTGTAGGAAATCAAAAAGAAGAGAATACTAGAATACGATTAATAGGTTATGATGAAAATGAACTTGAAGAAGTAGAGCTAGAAACCATAAATGAACTTGAAAATTATATAAGTAAATACAAAAGACTTTGGATTAATATTGATGGTTTGCACGATGTTGAGTTAGTAAGGAAAGTTGGAGAGTTGTTTGGTATTCACACACTCATTCTTGAAGATATTGTAAATACAGATCAGAGACCTAGAGTTGATATTGAAGAACATTATATTTTTACAAGTATTAAGATGATGTTTCTAAATAAAGAAAAGCACCAATTAGAAGCGGAGCAAATATCTATGTACTTATTAAAAAATGTGCTGATTACTTTTCAAGAAAAACAAGGGGATATTTTTGAGTCGGTAAGAGAGAGGTTGCGTAATAAAACAGGAAGGGTGCGAAACTACAATACAACTTATTTAAAGTATTGCTTATTGGATGTAATTGTAGATAATTATAATTTTTTAATGGAAACTTTTGGTGAGAAAGTTGAAGACTTAGAAGATAAAATTTTACTACAACCTAATAAAAATACGCTACAAGAAATTAATAAATATAAAATAGAACTTAACTATTTTAGAAAAGCAATAAGACCAGCTCGCGAGGCAATAAATAGTTTTAGAGCTTTAAAAACTGAATTAATAACTAAAAAAGAGCAACCTTTTTTTAATGATTTAAACGATTTGGTTCAACGAAGTTATGATTCAGTTGAAAACTATAAAAGTATGTTGAGTGAGCAACTTACTGTATATTCAACAAACGTAAATAATCGTTTGAATGATATTATGAAAATACTAACCATATTTTCAGTAGTATTCATTCCTATTACTTTTATAGCGGGTATATATGGGACAAACTTTGAGTATATACCAGAGCTTAGGTACCGTAGTGGGTATTTTGTAATGTGGGGAGTTATCCTGCTTACAGTGTTGATTATGTTAGGGTATTTTAAATACAAAAAGTGGTTTTAA
- a CDS encoding universal stress protein, which produces MKNILIPYNFSEAAINALNYTKQLFKGVEVKIYLLDVYISQPSELLSDEENEKWFNEMDNEIEDELKYLIEVLRRENTSFNYEYIVESNSLTKAVTKTIEEKNIDVVIAGTKGAKSLAETFIGTNTMKMINVVNKCPILVVPMNYKYKPLHQIVFSTNYKRLFTNKELQFLLNLTTIKKCILEVVCLSEENFLSENQQRNKVKLRELLQGINVTYKKIDWEGSETLTVEKHIEETESELLVLINHKYNFFNRLLEENVIKKSAFNSKIPILILPEIA; this is translated from the coding sequence ATGAAGAATATTTTAATACCCTATAATTTTTCCGAAGCAGCTATTAATGCTTTGAACTATACAAAGCAACTATTTAAAGGAGTTGAAGTGAAAATTTATTTGTTAGACGTATACATAAGTCAACCTTCTGAACTATTGAGTGATGAAGAAAATGAGAAATGGTTTAATGAAATGGATAATGAAATTGAAGATGAATTAAAATACCTGATTGAAGTTTTAAGAAGAGAAAATACCAGTTTTAATTACGAGTATATTGTAGAATCAAATTCATTAACAAAAGCAGTTACTAAAACAATTGAAGAAAAGAATATTGATGTTGTAATTGCTGGTACCAAAGGAGCAAAAAGTCTAGCAGAAACATTTATTGGTACAAATACTATGAAAATGATTAATGTAGTTAATAAGTGTCCAATACTTGTGGTTCCTATGAATTACAAGTACAAACCATTACATCAAATAGTATTTTCAACAAACTATAAAAGATTGTTTACAAACAAAGAGTTACAGTTTTTACTTAACTTAACAACGATTAAAAAGTGTATATTGGAGGTTGTGTGTTTATCTGAAGAGAATTTTTTGTCTGAAAACCAACAAAGAAATAAAGTGAAATTAAGAGAGTTGTTACAAGGTATTAATGTAACGTATAAAAAAATAGATTGGGAAGGCTCTGAAACATTAACAGTTGAGAAACATATTGAAGAAACAGAAAGTGAGCTGTTGGTTTTAATAAACCATAAGTACAATTTCTTTAACCGCTTGTTAGAAGAAAATGTAATAAAAAAATCGGCATTCAATAGTAAAATCCCTATTTTGATATTACCGGAAATAGCTTAA
- a CDS encoding mechanosensitive ion channel domain-containing protein yields MKNRFLELSIYNPFLQFLLLTASLFFLIHITKKLTRSYIVKNAIEPHRRKLILNLSYFLYYTLALFISLIIFGINFKEVIVFASSILAVLGVGFFAQWSILSNLTASIILFFYHPMRIGDTIKIIDKDFDLQGVVKNITGFYVLLYMPEEKREITIPNTTILYKGIELIKKQKAS; encoded by the coding sequence ATGAAAAATCGTTTTCTAGAATTATCTATATACAATCCGTTTTTACAATTCTTACTTTTAACAGCTTCGTTATTTTTTTTAATTCATATAACAAAAAAATTAACTAGGTCTTATATTGTAAAAAACGCTATTGAACCACACAGAAGAAAACTAATTTTAAACCTGAGTTATTTTTTATATTATACCTTGGCTTTATTTATTTCACTAATTATTTTTGGTATTAATTTTAAAGAAGTAATTGTTTTTGCTTCTTCAATACTTGCAGTATTAGGAGTAGGATTTTTCGCACAATGGTCAATTTTATCAAACCTAACAGCTAGTATTATTTTGTTTTTTTATCATCCTATGCGTATAGGAGATACTATAAAAATTATAGATAAAGACTTCGACTTACAAGGTGTTGTTAAAAACATAACAGGGTTTTATGTTTTACTGTATATGCCAGAAGAAAAAAGGGAAATTACTATACCTAATACGACTATTTTATACAAAGGAATAGAGCTAATAAAGAAACAAAAAGCAAGCTAA
- a CDS encoding arginine decarboxylase, translating into MNTKYKDLIEQTFDFPQAEFHTENNNLFFHNIDMIELVKQYGAPLKFTYLPKISENINKAKSWFHKAIEKHNYQGSYNYSYCTKSSHFKYVLNEALKNDIHIETSSAFDIDIVKSLKKEGRLSDDAYVLCNGFKRDQYIANIISLIDGGHTNCIPIIDNYEELNLLLDETRSKFNVGIRIASEEEPKFEFYTSRLGIGYKNIVSFYEREIANNPQVELKMLHFFINTGIRDNAYYWNELLKCLRVYTKLKKVCPSLDSLNIGGGFPIKNSLAFDYDYEYMVDEIINQINLACKESGVDVPNIFTEFGSFTVGESGGAVYEVLYQKKQNDREKWNMINSSFITTLPDSWAINKRFIMLPLNKWNHRYERVLLGGLTCDSDDYYNSEQHVNGIYLPVYEKESPLYVGFFNTGAYQETIGGFGGLQHCLIPTPKHILIDINENGDLTTKLFKEQQKSEELLSILGY; encoded by the coding sequence ATGAATACTAAATATAAAGACTTAATAGAACAAACGTTTGATTTTCCACAAGCGGAATTTCATACTGAAAACAATAATTTATTTTTTCACAACATTGATATGATTGAATTAGTGAAACAATACGGAGCTCCGTTAAAATTCACTTATTTACCTAAAATATCAGAAAATATAAACAAAGCTAAAAGCTGGTTTCATAAAGCAATAGAAAAGCACAATTATCAAGGTAGTTATAACTATAGTTATTGTACTAAAAGTTCACACTTTAAATATGTTTTAAATGAAGCTTTAAAAAATGATATACATATTGAAACATCATCTGCTTTTGATATTGATATTGTAAAATCACTAAAAAAAGAAGGAAGATTAAGCGATGATGCTTATGTATTATGTAACGGTTTTAAACGCGACCAATATATTGCTAATATCATAAGCTTAATTGATGGCGGACACACAAATTGTATACCTATAATAGATAATTATGAAGAGCTAAACTTATTACTTGATGAAACTAGAAGTAAGTTTAATGTGGGGATTCGCATAGCTTCTGAAGAAGAACCTAAGTTTGAGTTTTATACTAGTCGTTTAGGAATTGGTTACAAAAATATTGTATCGTTTTACGAACGTGAAATAGCTAATAATCCTCAAGTAGAGTTAAAGATGTTACATTTCTTTATTAATACAGGAATTAGAGATAATGCCTATTACTGGAACGAGTTGTTAAAGTGTTTAAGAGTATATACAAAACTTAAAAAAGTATGTCCTAGTTTAGATAGTTTAAATATTGGTGGTGGTTTTCCTATTAAAAACTCACTAGCTTTTGATTACGACTACGAGTATATGGTAGATGAAATTATAAACCAAATAAACCTTGCTTGTAAAGAATCTGGTGTAGATGTTCCTAATATTTTTACTGAGTTTGGAAGTTTTACGGTAGGTGAATCAGGAGGAGCTGTATATGAAGTATTATATCAAAAAAAACAAAATGATCGTGAAAAATGGAACATGATTAACTCATCTTTCATTACCACCTTACCAGATTCTTGGGCTATTAATAAACGTTTTATCATGCTTCCTCTTAACAAATGGAATCATAGATACGAACGTGTTTTATTAGGCGGTTTAACTTGTGACAGCGATGATTATTACAATTCTGAACAACACGTAAACGGAATTTATTTACCTGTATACGAAAAAGAGAGTCCTTTATACGTAGGCTTTTTCAATACTGGAGCATACCAAGAAACTATTGGTGGTTTTGGCGGATTACAACACTGTTTAATCCCAACTCCAAAACATATATTAATTGACATAAACGAAAACGGTGATTTAACCACCAAACTATTTAAAGAACAACAAAAGAGTGAAGAGCTATTATCTATCTTAGGATACTAG
- the speB gene encoding agmatinase: protein MKKRNYAGIPDQYAKLENAKVVLIPVPYDGTSTWQKGADKGPEAFLDASENMELYDIETDSEVYKEGVYLADAVTEDSSPEAMVEAVHATTKKFINKNKFVTLFGGEHSISIGTIRAFNECFNNLTVLHIDAHADLRKEYEGSSCNHACAVYEASQTTNLVQVGIRSMDISEKSSMNMDKVFFAHDMAVNEYWMDEVIDQLTGNVFITFDLDAIDPSLLPSTGTPEPGGLFYYETLEFLKRVFTERNVVGFDIVELCPNENEKSSDFLAAKLYYKMLSYKFSSTMEDEEDYDDDESSPFNKLAKFKNDDDDY, encoded by the coding sequence ATGAAAAAAAGAAATTACGCAGGAATACCTGACCAATACGCTAAATTAGAAAATGCTAAAGTAGTACTTATCCCTGTTCCTTACGACGGAACTAGTACTTGGCAAAAAGGAGCTGACAAAGGTCCTGAAGCATTTTTAGATGCTTCAGAAAATATGGAGTTATACGATATAGAAACTGATAGTGAAGTATATAAAGAAGGGGTTTATTTAGCGGATGCTGTTACAGAAGATTCTTCTCCAGAAGCTATGGTAGAAGCTGTGCATGCAACGACTAAAAAATTTATTAATAAAAATAAGTTTGTAACACTTTTTGGTGGAGAACATTCAATTTCTATCGGTACTATCCGTGCTTTTAACGAATGTTTTAACAACCTTACTGTTTTACATATTGATGCACATGCCGATTTACGCAAGGAATATGAAGGTAGTTCTTGCAATCACGCTTGTGCTGTATACGAAGCGAGTCAAACAACTAACTTAGTACAAGTAGGTATTCGCAGTATGGACATATCAGAAAAGTCTTCTATGAATATGGATAAAGTCTTTTTTGCACACGATATGGCTGTAAATGAATACTGGATGGATGAAGTTATTGATCAATTAACAGGTAATGTTTTTATCACATTTGATTTAGATGCTATTGACCCATCGCTATTACCAAGTACAGGAACACCAGAACCAGGAGGATTATTTTACTACGAAACGTTAGAGTTTTTAAAGAGAGTATTTACCGAAAGAAATGTAGTTGGTTTTGACATTGTGGAGTTATGCCCTAACGAGAATGAAAAATCATCAGACTTTTTAGCGGCTAAGTTATATTATAAAATGTTGAGCTATAAGTTTTCTTCTACTATGGAAGATGAAGAAGATTACGATGATGACGAAAGCTCTCCATTTAACAAATTAGCGAAGTTTAAAAACGACGACGACGATTACTAA
- a CDS encoding RMD1 family protein, with protein MHLQTIAYHLERRIALSAIRSQFESYELVKREHSFLLYKITNNSYIYIKDYGSVVFMNCTNDLTNQIVSFLINKENSNINNLPSEKYNITFSDTIEVDFGTIQIKELNDDVAHIIMLNLAQSVALMNYVNKTSDLHDKTLVYSKQLEKMGSFKLSKIQMRKFIGKTLNLKNNIAENLFVFDSPDVAWNNKDLSDLDYKLKDELDIIKRHQGIENSLNVIKENLDLFNDILQHKYSSMLEWIIILLILFEVVQVIVEKLI; from the coding sequence ATGCACTTACAAACAATTGCATATCATCTTGAAAGACGAATAGCACTAAGTGCTATTCGCTCACAGTTTGAATCGTATGAGTTAGTAAAAAGAGAACATTCTTTTTTACTATATAAAATCACAAACAATTCATACATCTATATAAAAGATTATGGAAGTGTTGTTTTTATGAACTGTACAAATGATTTAACTAATCAAATTGTTAGTTTTTTAATCAATAAAGAAAATTCAAATATCAACAACTTGCCCTCAGAAAAATATAATATCACTTTTTCTGACACCATAGAAGTTGATTTCGGAACTATTCAAATTAAAGAGTTAAATGATGATGTAGCGCATATCATTATGCTTAACCTAGCACAATCGGTAGCATTGATGAACTATGTAAATAAAACATCTGATTTACACGATAAAACATTAGTGTATTCAAAGCAATTAGAAAAGATGGGAAGTTTTAAACTTTCTAAAATTCAAATGCGAAAATTTATTGGTAAAACCTTAAATTTAAAAAACAACATTGCTGAAAACCTATTTGTTTTTGACTCTCCAGATGTAGCTTGGAATAACAAAGATTTATCTGATTTAGATTATAAACTAAAAGATGAATTAGATATTATAAAACGTCATCAAGGAATAGAAAATAGTTTAAACGTAATTAAAGAAAATTTAGATTTATTCAACGATATACTACAACATAAGTACAGTAGCATGCTAGAATGGATTATCATTCTTCTAATTCTTTTTGAAGTAGTACAGGTAATTGTTGAAAAACTTATTTAA
- a CDS encoding deoxyhypusine synthase family protein encodes MNKPITNFIEKYFLHFNAAALVDAAKGYEAQLEQGSKMLVSLAGAMSTAELGKIFAEMIRQDKVDIISCTGANLEEDIMNLVAHSHYKRVPNYRDLTPQDEWDLLLKGLNRVTDTCIPEEEAFRRLQKHIFKIWKDAEEAGERYFPHEYMYKLLLSGVLEEYYEIDLKDSWMYAAAEKNLPIVVPGWEDSTMGNIFASYVVKGELKASTMKSGIEYMTFLADWYTENSENGIGFFQIGGGIAGDFPICVVPMLYQDLEREDTPFWSYFCQISDSTTSYGSYSGAVPNEKITWGKLDIDTPKFIIESDATIVAPLIFAYLLKM; translated from the coding sequence ATGAACAAACCTATAACCAATTTTATAGAAAAATACTTTTTACACTTTAACGCAGCTGCATTAGTTGATGCTGCAAAAGGGTACGAAGCACAATTAGAACAAGGTTCAAAAATGTTAGTGTCATTAGCTGGCGCTATGAGTACAGCAGAGTTAGGAAAAATTTTCGCTGAAATGATTCGTCAAGATAAAGTGGATATTATTTCTTGTACGGGAGCAAACCTTGAAGAAGATATTATGAATTTAGTAGCGCACTCACACTACAAAAGAGTTCCTAACTATCGTGATTTAACTCCGCAAGATGAGTGGGACTTATTGTTAAAAGGATTAAATCGTGTTACAGACACTTGTATTCCTGAAGAAGAAGCTTTTAGACGCTTACAAAAACATATTTTTAAAATTTGGAAAGATGCAGAAGAGGCTGGTGAGCGTTATTTTCCTCATGAGTACATGTATAAATTATTATTATCAGGAGTTTTAGAAGAGTATTACGAAATCGATTTGAAAGATTCTTGGATGTATGCTGCAGCAGAAAAGAACTTACCAATTGTTGTTCCTGGATGGGAAGACAGTACTATGGGGAATATTTTTGCTTCTTACGTAGTAAAAGGAGAACTAAAAGCTTCTACTATGAAATCAGGTATTGAGTATATGACCTTCTTAGCGGATTGGTATACTGAAAACTCAGAAAACGGTATCGGATTTTTCCAAATTGGAGGTGGAATTGCTGGAGATTTCCCTATTTGTGTAGTACCAATGCTATATCAAGATTTAGAAAGAGAAGACACTCCTTTCTGGAGTTATTTCTGTCAGATTTCAGATTCAACCACCAGCTACGGTTCTTATTCAGGAGCTGTTCCAAATGAAAAGATTACTTGGGGAAAACTAGACATTGATACTCCTAAGTTTATTATAGAAAGTGATGCAACTATTGTTGCTCCATTAATATTTGCTTATTTATTAAAAATGTAA
- a CDS encoding tellurite resistance TerB family protein has protein sequence MSIVDLYESSKHRNNVAHFSAIVNLAIIDGDLNEDEEKLVNRFARKLDITEAEYQDIVENSKKYPVVPQAKTDDRLERLLDLFKIIYSDHQIDEAELKLILRYAIQLGFSQEKAEEIISKTTKIFSGKIDLDQYKLILNIL, from the coding sequence ATGAGTATTGTAGATTTATACGAGTCAAGTAAACATAGAAATAATGTAGCACACTTTAGTGCTATTGTTAACCTTGCTATTATTGATGGTGATTTAAATGAAGATGAAGAAAAATTAGTGAATCGTTTTGCTAGAAAATTAGATATAACTGAGGCAGAGTATCAAGATATAGTAGAAAATTCAAAAAAATATCCAGTAGTGCCACAAGCAAAAACAGATGATAGGTTGGAGCGCTTGCTAGATTTATTCAAAATAATTTATTCAGATCATCAAATTGATGAAGCTGAATTAAAACTAATTTTGAGATATGCTATTCAACTTGGTTTTTCACAAGAAAAAGCAGAAGAAATTATTTCTAAAACTACAAAAATCTTTAGTGGTAAAATTGATTTAGATCAGTATAAATTGATACTAAACATCCTATAA
- a CDS encoding ATP-dependent Clp protease adaptor ClpS translates to MSTIEKIQEELDVLLNETRKHEIVLHNDDVNTFDFVIDSLVTVCDHTLEQAEQCTILVHYKGKCSVKTGEYKDLEPRCSKLLELGLSAEIV, encoded by the coding sequence ATGAGTACGATAGAAAAAATTCAAGAAGAGCTTGATGTTTTATTAAATGAAACAAGAAAGCATGAAATTGTTTTGCATAACGATGATGTAAATACCTTTGATTTTGTAATTGATAGCCTTGTAACTGTATGTGATCATACATTAGAGCAGGCAGAACAATGTACTATTTTAGTACATTATAAGGGTAAATGCTCGGTTAAAACAGGAGAGTATAAAGATTTAGAACCAAGATGCTCTAAATTATTAGAGTTAGGTTTATCAGCAGAGATAGTATAA
- the prmA gene encoding 50S ribosomal protein L11 methyltransferase, translating into MDNIYIEYTFEVTPKEPTTEILIAELGALGFESFVENENGVIAYIQKEDWNKDILNDVFVLNSEEFSIQYKHKEIEQTNWNEEWEKNFNPIQVDDLVSIRAPFHENPNLKYDIVIEPKMSFGTGHHETTHMMVQHLINLDIAGKKVLDMGCGTGILAIFVEMKGAKPIDAIDIDAWCYKNSLENVERNNCKHISVYEGDASLLKEKKYDVIIANINRNILLNDMETYTNCLTEKGVLLLSGFYSEDIPVIDNEVSKYSLTLKDTIKRNNWVALQYQK; encoded by the coding sequence ATGGACAATATTTATATAGAATATACTTTTGAAGTAACACCAAAAGAACCAACTACAGAAATTCTAATCGCTGAGTTAGGTGCTTTAGGATTTGAAAGTTTTGTAGAAAATGAAAATGGTGTTATAGCATATATCCAAAAAGAAGATTGGAATAAAGATATTTTAAATGATGTCTTTGTTTTAAACTCTGAAGAGTTTTCAATTCAATATAAACATAAAGAAATAGAGCAAACAAATTGGAATGAAGAATGGGAAAAGAATTTTAATCCTATTCAAGTAGATGATTTAGTTAGCATCCGAGCTCCATTTCATGAAAACCCTAACTTGAAGTACGATATCGTTATTGAGCCAAAAATGAGTTTTGGTACAGGACATCATGAAACTACACACATGATGGTACAACATTTGATTAATTTAGATATAGCGGGTAAAAAAGTACTAGATATGGGGTGTGGTACAGGGATTTTAGCAATTTTTGTAGAAATGAAAGGAGCAAAACCTATTGATGCTATAGATATTGACGCTTGGTGTTATAAGAATTCATTAGAGAATGTAGAAAGAAATAACTGTAAACATATTTCGGTTTATGAAGGAGATGCATCTTTATTAAAAGAGAAAAAATATGATGTTATCATAGCGAATATCAACCGAAATATTTTGTTAAATGATATGGAAACCTACACAAATTGCTTAACTGAAAAAGGAGTTTTATTATTAAGTGGATTTTACAGTGAAGATATTCCAGTGATTGATAATGAGGTGTCTAAGTATAGTTTAACATTAAAAGATACCATAAAAAGAAATAATTGGGTAGCTTTGCAGTATCAAAAATAA
- the tpiA gene encoding triose-phosphate isomerase, whose amino-acid sequence MRQKIVAGNWKMNKNLDEAKELIEVIKKEVKTGLEEGTRVIIAPSFVNLQSAVKNTEESVVEVAAQNMHQSKSGAFTGEVSADMLTNLGVNIVILGHSERREYFGETDELLAQKVDAALANGLEVIFCFGELLEDRKSSNHFAVVENQIKKALFHLKEEVFKNIVLAYEPVWAIGTGETASPEQAQEMHAFVRELFAKEYGKEIADTISILYGGSVKPANAKEIFSKLDVDGGLIGGAALKAEDFAAIIKSI is encoded by the coding sequence GTGAGACAAAAAATAGTTGCAGGTAACTGGAAGATGAATAAAAACCTCGATGAAGCAAAAGAATTAATTGAGGTAATAAAGAAAGAAGTAAAAACTGGTTTAGAAGAAGGTACTAGAGTTATAATTGCTCCTAGTTTTGTAAATCTACAGTCAGCAGTAAAAAACACTGAAGAATCAGTTGTAGAAGTTGCCGCACAAAACATGCATCAATCTAAAAGTGGAGCGTTCACAGGAGAGGTCTCAGCAGATATGCTAACAAACTTAGGTGTTAACATAGTAATTTTGGGGCATTCTGAACGTAGAGAGTATTTTGGCGAAACAGATGAGTTATTAGCTCAAAAGGTAGATGCTGCTTTAGCTAACGGATTAGAAGTGATTTTTTGTTTTGGTGAATTGTTAGAAGATAGAAAGTCTTCTAATCATTTTGCGGTGGTAGAAAACCAGATAAAAAAGGCATTATTTCATCTAAAAGAAGAAGTCTTTAAGAATATTGTTTTAGCGTATGAACCAGTTTGGGCAATTGGAACGGGAGAAACAGCTTCACCAGAGCAAGCGCAAGAAATGCATGCTTTTGTAAGAGAACTTTTTGCTAAAGAGTATGGAAAAGAAATAGCAGATACCATTTCAATTTTGTATGGAGGAAGTGTAAAACCAGCCAATGCTAAAGAAATTTTTTCTAAGCTAGATGTTGATGGAGGTTTAATAGGTGGAGCGGCATTAAAAGCTGAAGATTTTGCAGCAATAATTAAATCAATTTAA
- a CDS encoding TlpA family protein disulfide reductase: MKKIVIVAFIGLTLLSCSKEAPDHFSTEALEDVFISLEGNEVPFNKILEKHKGKKILIDIWASWCPDCLKSIPKVQKIQESYAGAAYVFLSLDRNKRDWKNGIERLNIKGDHYFMQSGWEGKFGKFLGLNRIPRFLVIDENEKIIVFDATKATDKLIRQSLEKM, translated from the coding sequence ATGAAAAAAATAGTAATAGTAGCTTTTATTGGATTAACCTTATTAAGCTGCTCTAAAGAAGCTCCAGATCATTTTTCTACAGAAGCGTTGGAGGATGTTTTTATTTCTTTAGAAGGAAATGAAGTGCCTTTCAATAAAATTTTAGAAAAACATAAAGGAAAAAAGATATTGATAGATATTTGGGCTTCATGGTGTCCAGATTGTTTAAAAAGTATTCCTAAAGTACAGAAAATACAAGAGAGTTACGCAGGAGCTGCGTATGTCTTTTTATCCTTAGATAGAAATAAGAGAGATTGGAAAAATGGCATTGAACGTCTAAATATAAAAGGAGACCATTATTTTATGCAATCAGGATGGGAAGGGAAGTTTGGTAAGTTTTTAGGTTTAAATAGGATACCAAGGTTTTTAGTTATAGACGAAAATGAAAAAATAATTGTTTTTGATGCTACAAAAGCCACTGATAAATTAATTCGTCAAAGCCTAGAAAAAATGTAA
- a CDS encoding TlpA family protein disulfide reductase, whose amino-acid sequence MRKFCLLITIAFLSSCAVFQPKHFTQTSLNEELLTLERESISFKKILKRNKGKKIFVQIFATYCPYSQKSFKDVLSFQKKNSELVYVFLSVDHSYHDWKRGLESIPVKGQHYYIPKKGKGALGKFLKLKTIPRFLIIDEEGKISVYKSSKVSDKLQNKVQ is encoded by the coding sequence ATGAGAAAATTTTGTCTATTAATCACCATAGCTTTTTTGTCAAGTTGTGCTGTTTTTCAGCCAAAACACTTTACTCAAACATCTTTGAATGAAGAATTATTAACTTTAGAAAGAGAGTCAATTTCGTTTAAGAAAATCTTAAAACGAAATAAAGGAAAGAAAATTTTTGTACAAATTTTCGCAACCTATTGTCCTTATAGTCAAAAGAGCTTTAAAGATGTGCTTTCATTTCAAAAGAAAAATTCAGAACTTGTATATGTTTTTTTATCAGTAGACCATTCATATCATGATTGGAAAAGAGGCTTAGAAAGTATACCTGTGAAAGGGCAACATTATTATATCCCAAAAAAAGGAAAAGGTGCTCTTGGTAAGTTTTTAAAACTAAAAACAATTCCTCGGTTTTTGATTATTGATGAAGAAGGAAAAATTAGCGTGTATAAATCATCCAAAGTGTCAGATAAGCTCCAAAACAAAGTACAATAA